One part of the Haliotis asinina isolate JCU_RB_2024 chromosome 2, JCU_Hal_asi_v2, whole genome shotgun sequence genome encodes these proteins:
- the LOC137272393 gene encoding uncharacterized protein gives MPEKLKWFNPDRDETYSWKIKTTTLTDLSQAVITSLLGSLHYVILLLDKPRTLCSGKISGKFTCMQVPSNWDNIRGMQLHLGHLYVSAGTSLFRLKIKRSPLFRKLSDPQLVMNLPDTPSEIAIDAFNGKRMVFYSKESEGRIGQILKYSDKHKVEHMDPLNISCNHFTFTIDAIGHVMYVLTDDWTLSVIRDIHADTPPTRSTVMKVPRFSDLPITKLLFSVDTIYLAWPLKNDVMLLDVQKKCCRTRMLSSKQISRPPRVITVIGR, from the exons ATGCCAGAAAAGCTCAAATGGTTTAACCCAGACAGAGATGAAACTTATTCTTGGAAGATCAAAACGACCACTTTAACAGATTTAAGTCAAGCTGTAATTACATCTCTCCTTGGTTCTTTACACTATGTCATCCTTCTCCTGGACAAGCCACGCACTTTGTGTTCCGGGAAGATCTCAGGGAAGTTTACATGCATGCAGGTGCCTTCAAACT GGGACAATATTCGAGGAATGCAGCTGCATCTTGGTCACTTATATGTGTCTGCTGGAACGTCACTGTTCCGTTTGAAGATTAAGAGATCTCCGCTATTTAGGAAACTGTCAGATCCACAGCTTGTGATGAACCTACCGGATACCCCTTCAGAGATTGCAATAGATGCATTCAACGGAAAACG CATGGTATTCTATAGCAAGGAAAGTGAAGGACGGATAGGTCAAATTCTCAAGTACTCAGACAAACACAAAGTTGAACACATGGATCCCTTAAATATCAGCTGCAACCATTTCACCTTCACCATCGATGCGATTG GTCACGTGATGTATGTTCTGACTGATGATTGGACGCTGAGTGTGATCAGAGACATACATGCAGATACTCCTCCCACGAGATCAACTGTCATGAAAGTTCCCAGATTCTCCGATTTGCCAATTACGAAGCTGCTGTTTTCAGTAGACACTATATATCTGGCTTGGCCCCTAAAAAA TGATGTAATGCTCCTGGACGTCCAGAAGAAATGTTGTCGTACAAGAATGTTGAGCAGCAAGCAGATATCTCGCCCCCCACGAGTTATAACTGTCATTGGTCGTTGA
- the LOC137272392 gene encoding tropomyosin-like — MAMVSFGGSERHLPSLVVSQFQKGLQLIDKLMTALHAGDHNIKQHAKNAYAAFSKAESKLEDHIRHQTRKCRAEEAELSNMESRHQKIIRSLAGLSDSLASLSKRLEEQREKVANAQADVNSAEERVRKARSELEDAIETQKVVQKVGWATIWVPVVGASLLLVSETVLRESVENAEHSLDSTKSDLSSAENTLSQITTERRNTQDDISRREKEKTRMEGEMRETRKNISTCRNDINEQNRTLTALRKVMTRLGKVSGRAEVLRDATAIMHDIAEIGIPLKSLFDSFEEFITQPDLWRKVLSRPVFQAICDDDAGEWC; from the coding sequence ATGGCGATGGTGTCATTTGGAGGATCGGAACGACATTTGCCAAGCTTGGTTGTGTCCCAGTTCCAGAAGGGTCTCCAGTTAATTGACAAGCTAATGACTGCACTACATGCTGGAGATCACAATATTAAACAACATGCGAAAAATGCATATGCAGCTTTTTCAAAGGCTGAAAGTAAGTTAGAAGACCACATCCGTCATCAAACCAGAAAGTGCAGAGCAGAGGAAGCGGAACTATCAAACATGGAGAGTAGACACCAAAAAATAATTCGATCACTGGCTGGTTTGAGTGATTCACTGGCATCTTTGTCAAAAAGACTCGAAGAGCAAAGAGAAAAGGTTGCAAACGCTCAAGCAGATGTTAACAGTGCAGAGGAACGTGTCAGAAAGGCTCGATCTGAATTAGAAGATGCCATTGAGACCCAAAAAGTGGTTCAGAAAGTGGGATGGGCAACGATATGGGTACCTGTTGTTGGGGCATCGCTGTTGCTAGTTTCTGAAACGGTACTAAGAGAAAGCGTTGAGAATGCCGAGCATTCTCTTGACTCCACTAAGTCGGACTTGTCCAGTGCTGAAAACACCCTAAGTCAGATAACAACAGAACGTAGAAATACTCAAGACGATATCTCGAGACGCGAAAAGGAAAAGACAAGAATGGAAGGAGAAATGAGGGAGACTCGAAAGAATATTTCGACATGCAGGAATGACATAAACGAACAAAACAGAACCCTCACGGCGTTGAGGAAGGTGATGACTCGACTGGGTAAAGTGTCGGGACGAGCAGAGGTACTGAGAGATGCAACGGCAATCATGCATGATATAGCAGAAATTGGGATTCCTCTTAAAAGTTTGTTTGACAGTTTTGAGGAGTTTATTACCCAACCCGATCTCTGGAGGAAGGTCCTTTCTCGTCCTGTATTTCAAGCTATTTGTGATGATGACGCCGGTGAATGgtgttga
- the LOC137273437 gene encoding uncharacterized protein: MMSEVSKKTIAKAEKDLMGPKDVKEDMALILGPHMNWQEMLCPAPLSVCLLGQLVLVTLDKDVSLLSKHMTRKRFKYTEYPDSLRTSILQVADEGWNSFNLANKNMDQIRLLTLQIPQHVKNAVKYIVNGSEMEVRKLVPDYLGNITRITDTCIVRAEEVEKRFCTVMALIGELQRACTFAEGQYSEKLLKAEKDLEVKTLRLQSLEERKKLAEEEYNELRDKFKKAEESYKKAMDSMPSGWSMIGMDFVEGLAKCTLGVCQSVTNAVTRKSAKTSSSKDKNGQTQEDKEAALLMELPGLSLCVKTLVTNFEQNMQGAEVDQLMMVESTFQDIVKALKSYSGVCKQKVNDIETDGYQLIKMMKTAGKQLTKEQALENEAKIIAVRLEGRMKALDTFCTHAFQQPIQAPTPMMSTKEQNSSSSASARYSEQCRFKVEQNAASLQAIREEFKSKSTSLQETNAHVTSVIEELAHINLDKVNFDEIKKLLERGIKALGQVRTQWGKLVRFFTTISNIIKCCMAENVTNFVQEAERGAEFRLEYTMSDMMRDTIYIKASEANKLSYMVNNLAEMYVEVSEKHLMDQVASLGELLALGAENDKSAVGRKMTQLKRQAQDATVSIGLIVAQKQLEFDTKVQRRIERIEREMKAVLPPPPAENPEIEQQKKKALKEAEKFKAEHEVIDEEEWA, from the exons ATGATGTCGGAGGTGAGCAAGAAGACGATTGCCAAGGCAGAGAAAGACCTCATGGGTCCAAAGGACGTAAAG GAGGACATGGCCTTGATCCTCGGACCTCACATGAACTGGCAGGAGATGCTGTGCCCTGCCCCTCTATCTGTATGTCTCCTGGGACAACTGGTTCTCGTCACGCTGGACAAGGACGTGTCTCTTTTGTCAAAACATATGACAAGAAAGAGATTCAAATACACCGAGTACCCAGACTCTCTGCGGACCAGCATTCTGCAAGTTGCTGATGAAGGATGGAATTCCTTCAACCTGGCCAACAAAAACATGGATCAGATACGACTGCTCACTCTGCAGATTCCCCAGCACGTCAAGAACGCTGTCAAG TACATCGTCAATGGATCAGAGATGGAAGTGCGCAAACTCGTCCCCGATTACTTGGGTAACATTACACGAATTACTGACACTTGCATTGTACGAGCTGAAGAAGTGGAGAAACGATTTTGCACTGTAATGGCTTTGATAGGAGAACTCCAGAGAGCATGCACATTTGCTGAAGGTCAGTATTCTGAGAAACTCCTCAAAGCGGAAAAGGACTTAGAGGTGAAGACATTGAGACTGCAGTCATTAGAAGAAAGAAAGAAGCTCGCAGAAGAGGAGTACAATGAATTACGTGACAAGTTTAAGAAGGCCGAAGAATCATATAAAAAGGCCATGGACTCCATGCCATCTGGCTGGAGTATGATCGGTATGGACTTCGTGGAAGGGTTGGCTAAGTGCACTCTTGGTGTCTGCCAATCGGTCACCAATGCTGTTACAAGGAAGTCTGCAAAAACGAGTTCCTCCAAGGACAAGAATGGGCAGACACAAGAAGACAAGGAGGCTGCTCTGCTGATGGAGCTCCCAGGACTATCACTCTGTGTAAAGACTCTCGTAACAAATTTTGAACAGAATATGCAGGGTGCGGAAGTGGATCAACTCATGATGGTAGAGTCAACCTTTCAGGATATTGTTAAGGCTTTGAAATCCTACTCGGGAGTATGTAAGCAGAAAGTAAACGACATTGAAACTGACGGATATCAGCTCATCAAGATGATGAAGACTGCTGGCAAGCAACTTACCAAGGAACAGGCACTAGAAAATGAAGCAAAGATTATAGCAGTTAGGCTTGAAGGTAGAATGAAAGCACTGGATACATTCTGTACACATGCATTTCAGCAACCTATACAGGCACCAACACCCATGATGTCCACCAAAGAGCAGAATAGTTCCAGTTCAGCTTCAGCAAGATATAGTGAGCAATGTAGATTCAAGGTAGAACAAAACGCTGCTTCGCTTCAGGCAATCAGGGAGGAATTCAAGAGCAAAAGCACATCACTGCAGGAAACCAATGCCCATGTGACATCAGTCATTGAAGAACTTGCACACATAAATCTTGACAAGGTCAACTTTGATGAAATAAAAAAGTTGCTGGAGAGGGGTATTAAAGCTCTCGGACAGGTTCGAACACAGTGGGGAAAGCTGGTCAGATTTTTCACGACAATTTCAAACATCATCAAATGCTGTATGGCTGAAAATGTGACGAATTTCGTCCAGGAGGCTGAACGAGGTGCAGAGTTTCGTCTGGAGTACACGATGTCCGATATGATGAGGGACACGATCTATATAAAAGCATCTGAGGCCAACAAGCTGTCGTACATGGTCAACAATCTGGCAGAGATGTATGTTGAAGTGTCCGAGAAGCATTTGATGGATCAAGTGGCCAGCCTTGGGGAGCTACTTGCATTAGGTGCAGAGAACGACAAAAGTGCTGTTGGACGAAAAATGACCCAGTTGAAAAGACAAGCACAGGACGCCACAGTATCTATTGGGTTGATAGTTGCCCAGAAGCAGCTGGAGTTTGACACAAAGGTACAAAGGCGGATAGAGAGGATAGAAAGGGAGATGAAAGCCGTCCTACCCCCACCACCGGCCGAAAATCCTGAGATAGAACAACAGAAGAAAAAAGCACTTAAAGAAGCTGAGAAGTTCAAGGCTGAACACGAGGTgattgatgaggaagaatgggCTTGA